From a region of the Leishmania major strain Friedlin complete genome, chromosome 32 genome:
- a CDS encoding putative NADH dehydrogenase subunit NI8M — MSWRARFTPCVGSLTVWLNPKDPNCFGVRNWWRNNLPELQLLNPFCTFTIQELSFGEPHMYVNYTPTDQRMIRLAGATEEECEEIMEACITYGMNHAIIERPRTDDGGDLVNQPAITSFGYTESFTAKLEVAPPADIGQKTTEGVDDPGQKPRLYPRNVGCKLMP, encoded by the coding sequence ATGTCTTGGCGGGCGCGCTTCACGCCCTGCGTGGGCTCCCTCACAGTGTGGCTGAACCCCAAGGATCCGAACTGCTTCGGCGTGCGCAACTGGTGGCGCAACAATCTGccggagctgcagctgctaAACCCCTTTTGCACGTTCACCATACAGGAGCTTTCCTTCGGTGAACCGCACATGTACGTCAACTACACGCCAACAGATCAGCGCATGATCCGGCTAGCCGgggcgacggaggaggagtgcgAGGAGATCATGGAGGCGTGCATCACGTATGGCATGAACCACGCCATTATCGAGCGTCCGCGCAccgacgacggtggcgacTTAGTGAACCAACCAGCCATCACATCCTTTGGCTACACTGAGAGCTTCACCGCGAAGCTGGAGGTGGCACCGCCTGCGGACATAGGTCAGAAGACGACGGAGGGAGTCGATGATCCAGGCCAGAAGCCGCGCCTCTACCCTCGCAACGTGGGCTGCAAACTGATGCCATAG